The Montipora foliosa isolate CH-2021 chromosome 10, ASM3666993v2, whole genome shotgun sequence genomic sequence ctcgcgtagctcaaacacatactgatagctgttctttacttcaggctcctccagctctttcgtccaaagctctttgagaataaacattggtcctctgacagctcttccatacagcaactcaaacggcgaaaaaccagcagactcctgaggaacttcacgatatgcaaacagcaacgggttaatatagcgatgccactgtcttggctgttcgctgcacaatctctttaacatgctcttcattgttccattaaacttttccgtcagaccattacacataggatgataaggggTCGTAGTGAGCTGCTttatgctcaaaagccgcgtcacttccttcatacactcagagacgaactgcgtaccaaggtcgctcaagatctcttcaggcactcccaaacgactaaagatatccaccaacgcttccgCCACAGTTTCAGTATCGATGTTCTTCAGCGgaacagcttcaggataacgagttgcaaagtcgaccaatgtcaatatatatctatgaccgtcctcactcgggggaccaataggtccaaccaggtcgattgctactctcttaaacggcttgtcaattaatggcatcttctctaggggaaccttcggtacggaacccttgttaactgtcttctgacatacatcgcaggacttgcaataacgagtcacgtccccttgaatgcctggccaatagaacgcgctttgaatcttatcagtcgttttctttattcccatgtgacctcccattaTCGATCCGTgagctagttccattattcgacttctcagctgcacaggaaccataacctgcttcaggggtttacctccgttcacataagggtgcttgtagacacggtacagaactccacctttcacttcaaatgaaatctcagcctggcctctcacaactacatcatctttctcccaaaatttctgtaggctctcgtcatcacgctgcatttgcttgagcttttctctatcaattacaggactttctttggtatccggtaccttcaacggaatatgttctccagctttcttagcttgacttctcgtggttacagcacaagcttcttgtacaggaacttgccagcttgggtctgggtcgtcagcggctcttgcacCTGGCACATTACCagtaattaaatcataaacagcatcgggaagacactgcgcttccacttggcccttgagataaggtgtatcaacatcaatctttgcgatgggaactttccttgccgtattgtcaatgagcagcataacattaaattcgccagtaaactgatcctcagacacaagatccctctttactacaattccactacaaccagtatctctcaggacatcaacgggcttctctccaactctacctttcacaacaggcattttacttctcactccagtcaacggttcaacacaagcactactcaacaatggaatcttcttaccacaggctaacagcaacttataatctttaatacaggccttaacttcttcatcagtaggtttatcctcaggtggttgaactagacaactggcacttacttgaccacgctgcacagggttaccatccttactttgtgctcctgatctgcgtccacctgatcgacagtttctagcttcatgtccctgcttaccacataggaaacactttcttgttagggttgggcagttgacagctttatgacctcgggtgttgcacttaaagcaatgcagagctggtggattaatctgcatgttcttggcttcgtccctctcaggctgcactgttggctttctgctcgctgagctgaataaatgtttaccatgagcctccaagtactggtcagcgatcttcgcaatctttgctagagtctcaggtgccctttctcgcaggtgaattgccaaatccttagggcaagagtcaataaattgttctttcacgatcaagtccttaagaccatcaaaggttcgcgcagtatccgaaagctctagccaccgtaacaggtatctgtccagtcgcacaataaactgctccggactttcgtcaacttctggtttggatgctctaaatttccgacgatagccgtcttcggtaaggtcatatctcttcattaacgcaatctttaccctgtcataatccttagatgcgtcctccgatagacgtgaatacacttctagtgcccgtccagacaacagagcactgagcttcgatgcccatccatcttttttccacttagctgtctcagcaaatctctcgaacctctgcaaatacgtgtccaaatcgtctttgccatcgacgaacgaggggagtttaggtgctttagcccgatcctctctgtCACCTCTTTCTGCAGTACGAGCATCACCATTCATTGCTGCTATTCTAGCAAGTTCTAACTCATGTTCTCTCTTGGCAACCTCGGCAGCTTCCTTCTGTCTCATGAGGTCAGCTTCCTGTTGTAACTTCCTGATTTCTCTTTCCTGACGTCTCGCTTCCCTTTCTTCATCCTGTCGTCTGCGTCTCTCTTCtctatcttcttcttcttgaagCTGCCTACGTTTCTCTTCGCGTTCTTCTTCTCTACGTTTCTCTTCTCGTTCTTCTTCTCTGCGTTTGTCCTCTTTTACTTCTTGTTCACGCACAAAttcaagcagcttttctccttccagaccaaacttttcgccaagctgaataaatttctccattttcacagcactaaaaTTCCACGGCTCTTTCACTCGCTATAACTTTTTCCACAGCGTCGCTACttccttccaagttgtgatcctttcctggtttctgtagtcggcaaacaaatgaattcctctcccggacaggcccccaatgttacgagttcgaatgttttgaggaaaggtagcttgcaaactaaactgaacgcagggttgtccgaacaacaacaagaagatttattccaaaaatgaacgtagtttccacgaagtaaactctaaataacacgtattcgataaacttacacggcctccgccaccttgaataaacactgcttctgtcacacttgactaaacacggccaatgccaactctcttcgcttgtgaaaaactagttagaaaaacactccgcttggactcgtctacttatatactctgacaacaAACTTCTAGAagtttctaaattagtaataaatctaattatagaaagattacaaaacacaccgatttagaaacgcttacgtacaaacctaaatataaacaaattacgaactctcgcgaagcttctagacagtaacgcttgtcacgcaatactatttttcgtaacacaaTGGTTGCTTATTAAACCTTATCGGCTACCTTGTGGGATCAACGCTATCATATTTGCTGTCATATATCACCCGCCTGGTAATGACGACAACGAGCTTCGCGCATATTTGTTCAGTTGTTTTGATAAAGCTTTGTCTGCCCATCCTAACTCCGCCATCATCCTCCTGGGCGATTTTAATCAATTCAAACCCGGTAATCTGTGTTCATCTTTCAAATTAAATAAACTTGTCACTAAGGCAACGCGTGG encodes the following:
- the LOC137972583 gene encoding uncharacterized protein; the protein is MEKFIQLGEKFGLEGEKLLEFVREQEVKEDKRREEEREEKRREEEREEKRRQLQEEEDREERRRRQDEEREARRQEREIRKLQQEADLMRQKEAAEVAKREHELELARIAAMNGDARTAERGDREDRAKAPKLPSFVDGKDDLDTSVIVVTRIPVTLSFPQTTKLICSAEQRAADVRGGGTLVEALRTSGWEAKQGHTKEAFVNIGRQEMLFQVSMVLHRLV